Proteins encoded by one window of Toxotes jaculatrix isolate fToxJac2 chromosome 22, fToxJac2.pri, whole genome shotgun sequence:
- the LOC121176315 gene encoding amphoterin-induced protein 2-like, translating into MRPNASQLLGKTNVGGSLCSPASAALLFLLCLGFPPCVATCPPYCLCTSDIISCSGRNLSVLPLDLPSYAGRLDLGHNALTSLPTDWIPQPFDRLATLVLSRNSISQIEANAFTVTPHLLHLDLSSNRLTVLNLSLFTGLKELKELLLFDNQIFQINPGAFSDLHSLQRLYLSGNRLTAFPLGLYWEPGGPRNLTFLDLSYNRLSKVPVQSLLSLTHQNGIYLQENPLVCDCALLALLEYWMWKQYRPLVDFRGEYPCRDDSEPGPVYSQQGVSGVPLESQTYQEEPGKWLRVPCPGLASSAQEGLVVFWVTPRTVVNSSTNDPSAHLIVLPNGTLEIRGALLDDSGTYACVAARQRNYYPYESVEVNVVVGNLSTASASGLAHRSGAEHFNTAFTTLASCVVSIILVLLYLYLTPCRCRESRGGTRGCGGRAIILCSDPREVESGQRRSNGKRVAFLEPQAEDSEIGSPKTPAMNLGHVTTEGILKNGSRTVGQTLTDPAHMA; encoded by the coding sequence ATGCGTCCCAATGCGTCACAGCTTTTAGGCAAGACCAATGTTGGAGGCAGCCTTTGCAGCCCTGCCTCTGCAGCCttgcttttcctcctgtgtctTGGCTTCCCTCCCTGTGTGGCCACTTGCCCACCCTACTGCCTTTGTACCAGTGATATAATTTCCTGCAGCGGCCGCAATCTGTCCGTGCTGCCCCTTGATCTCCCAAGCTATGCCGGACGGTTGGACCTGGGCCACAATGCCCTCACTTCCCTGCCAACAGATTGGATTCCCCAACCGTTTGACCGACTAGCTACACTGGTTCTTAGCCGAAACTCCATAAGTCAAATTGAGGCAAATGCTTTCACTGTCACACCTCATCTCCTCCACCTGGACCTCTCATCCAACCGACTAACAGTGCTGAATCTGTCCCTATTCACTGGGTTGAAGGAACTGAAAGagttgctgctgtttgacaacCAGATCTTCCAGATCAACCCAGGGGCCTTCAGTGATCTTCACAGCCTGCAGAGGCTCTACCTCTCTGGTAACCGACTGACGGCTTTTCCCCTGGGGCTTTACTGGGAACCTGGAGGGCCTCGTAACCTGACTTTTCTCGATCTGTCCTACAACAGGCTCTCTAAGGTGCCTGTCCAGAGTCTGCTGTCTCTCACCCACCAAAATGGAATTTATTTACAGGAAAATCCTTTGGTCTGTGACTGTGCTTTACTTGCCTTGCTTGAGTACTGGATGTGGAAACAGTATCGCCCCCTGGTGGACTTCAGAGGTGAATACCCATGTAGGGACGATTCAGAGCCAGGGCCTGTTTATAGCCAGCAGGGAGTGTCAGGTGTGCCCCTTGAATCACAGACTTACCAGGAAGAGCCTGGCAAATGGCTGAGAGTGCCATGCCCAGGGCTGGCTTCTTCAGCCCAGGAGGGGCTGGTGGTGTTCTGGGTTACCCCAAGGACTGTAGTCAATTCATCAACCAATGATCCCAGTGCCCACTTAATAGTTCTCCCTAATGGCACCCTTGAAATCCGAGGAGCGCTCTTGGATGATTCTGGTACATATGCATGTGTTGCAGCCCGCCAGCGAAACTATTACCCCTACGAGTCTGTGGAGGTCAACGTGGTGGTCGGAAACCTGAGCACTGCCTCTGCCAGTGGCTTGGCACATCGCAGCGGCGCAGAGCATTTCAACACTGCGTTCACCACCCTCGCTTCCTGTGTGGTCAGCATCATATTGGTGCTGCTTTACCTCTATCTCACCCCCTGTCGGTGCAGAGAAAGCCGGGGTGGAACGAGAGGCTGCGGCGGACGAGCCATCATACTCTGTTCAGACCCCAGAGAGGTGGAGTCAGGACAACGGCGGTCAAACGGGAAGAGGGTTGCTTTCTTAGAGCCTCAGGCAGAGGACTCTGAAATTGGCAGCCCGAAAACACCAGCAATGAACTTGGGTCATGTTACCACTGAGGGAATTCTCAAGAATGGAAGTAGGACAGTGGGACAGACCCTCACAGACCCTGCTCACATGGCATAG